In Spirosoma pollinicola, the genomic window GTCCTGATTTGTATGCCAATGACGGTCGTTCACCAGCCAATAGTATCAACTTGATCACAGCCCATGATGGCTTTACGCTCAATGACCTCGTTAGTTATAACGACAAGCATAATGAGGCCAACGGCGAAGATAATAACGATGGGTCGAATGATAATTTAAGCTGGAACTGCGGTGCAGAAGGGCCAACAGAAGACGCGGCCGTTAACGAACTTCGTGAACGGCAGAAACGTAACTTCCTGACCACAATGCTACTCAGCCAGGGTACGCCCATGCTGGTAATGGGAGATGAGTGTGGTCGTACCCAACATGGCAATAATAACGGGTATAATCAGGATAGCGAAATTAGTTGGATGAACTGGCACTGGAGCGAAAAGCAGCAAGCTCTGTTTGAGTTTACGAGCCAGCTTACCGCCCTTCGTCATGATATTCCATTGCTGAGTCGGCGTCGGTTCTTCGGTAACGAACAGGTTGCGTATTTGCGCCCCGACGGAGGTGAAATGACTGGCGATGACCTGAACAATCCTAATACGCACTGTCTAGCACTTTTCATCGACGGTATGCGGGTCTCGGAACAAACCGAAGATGGGCAGGATATTGGCGACGAACAGTTGATCTGGATTATGAATGCCTATTGGGAAGATATTCCGTTCATGCTCCCCAAAATTGGCCGCAAGAGTTCGCTGTGGGAAGTTATCGTCGATACGGCGACTGGTAATGTTCACCCCGATGGTGACCCTATCAAAGGCGGTCATTCGATCGACGTTCCTGCTCGTTCGTCGCTGCTAATACGGCTTAAGTAAACATATGTTGATTACATAAAAAAATGCCCTGACATACTATCAGGGCATTTTTTTATGTAATTGGCTACTTAAAATTTCTTTTTGAGGAATGATAGAGGTATTTTCTGTAGCTCTGGACTTGGTTTAAAATTTAACCTGCCTATAAATGAGCAGAACTTAGTCTTGTCCAGTAAAAATCCACGTCTTCATAACCACCGGGGAATCCTGCAACGCGTTGTAAAGTTGTTTATCGTTTTTGAAGACTAACTGCTCGACCTTAAATATCTCAACATGAACTTCAACTGTTGGCGCATCAAATGGCCAGGGCTCCAAAGAGAATGATTCATCAATGCGCTTTCGGATGTAATAAGAAACCCCGTCTGGCCCAACGCTCACCTCCATTCGACGGCCCTCGGGCGGAACCTGATCCATACAAAGTACCAGTGACAAAGCATCGCACCATTGCAGGAAAGCGTATCCATACTCAGCTTCTGCTTTTGTAGCGTTTACTTCCTTTCGCCATTTGGTCTGGTTGGTAACTTGCTGATCTAAAAACTCGTCCAGTGCCTTGTCAGTACCACGCTTGGGCTCATATAGAAATGATGTGTGCATAGACATAAGCAAGGCATTCCAGCGGCTTTTTTGCAGGCCAATCTGGATCATTTGCTTACACTGCTCAGTCGAATACTGTAACAGTTGAAAATCAAGCGGAGCACCCGCTGTAGTTAGGTGATTCCGTCCTTCCCAAGCATCCTGACCATCATCATGCTCAGTTAGGGCAATCAACGTTTCGACCCAATGTGTGGGCCGTTTGTCAACCTGCCAATGCAAAGCGAACTGCACTGCCAGTAGACCATGTGCCTGTTGGTTAATAATCTGCCAACCGGTATCTATTTGGGTAACGATCATGGGAAAAAGTGAAAGAGCGAAAGACTGAAAGAGCGAAAACAATTCTGTTAACACGCTCTTTCAGTCTTTCGCTCTTTCACTCATTAATTATTGTATACCTTCTCGTTTTCGCCCATTTTTGGTGGGTTGCCCGTAATGGCAGCCGTAGCTTGCTGGAACAAGCGCACCATAGTGCTGTCACTTGCATTCCAGTACTCCGCCATGTCGATATGTACTTTCAACAGAATTAATTCGGGATCGTCTTTTCCTTTCGGAAACCAGGCTTTCGCCTGTGGATTCCAGAGTGCGTCAACTTTAGCACGATCGTCCAGTTCCTGAGCCGTACCCGACACCGACACATAATCGGCATCACTTACGTCGGCAAAAGACAGATTCACTTTATGTTCGTTATTAGCAATCTGATCAACCTTGGGCGACGAGCGCTTCGTGAAGAACCAGATCGTACCGTCTTCGTCTACCTGAAGGGCAGCCATCGGACGACCTACTAAATTTCCTTGTTCATCAACAGTTGTCATCATGGCGATACGAATGTCTTCGATCATACCGCTGATTTTTTCTAACTGTGTGTTGGTTTGTTGTTTCGTTTCCATAACGTTATTTAGTAGCAGATAAGTAAATTGGTACTGGTTGACCAACTAACAAATCTTTAATTAAGCAAATGTGCGTGCTTGAACCCAAGCTTGTTCCGAACTGGCTTTGCGAGCCCATCGTCTAGCTTCATCGACACTAATGGCCACAGCTTTCTGGTTGTCTATCTGCCCTTGTTCAAGCAGCTGATTAGCTATTTCGATTGCTTTTGCCCGAGTACTTGGATTAAGCGACCGCATAGCCGCCGGGAAGTGCGTTGTTGACCACATAGCGTTAATGAATTGGTTACCTATTCTATTAGCCTATATTGTGCCAGTATAGTATGAGACATAACATAAGAGGCACCGCCCCCAACAACTATTTAACTATCAATAAGTTACTCTTTGTTATCATTTATAAATCTGTAAAAGTACTTAGGCATTTGAGTCCTGAATGTAGAAAATAGACAGGATAGTGGGTATATTTCTACCCATACATTCCACAAAAAAGCCAGCTCCTTAGCGGTGCTGGCCGTAAATGTGAACCAAAATTCTGCTACCTGAATAATCTGGCAGTTACCTTGGGAAATAAAGTCGGAATGTTGTTCCAACTCCTGACTGGCTTTCTACTTCAATCGATCCCTTATGGCTGTTAATGATATTCTGTGTAGCCGTAAGGCCTAAGCCCATGCCACCCGACTTTCCCGTAAAAAACGGGTCGAACAGCCGCTGTCTGTCTGTTTCATTGATACCGCCACCATTGTCAGCCACTTCTACATAAACGCGCTTATCATCCGTACAATTTGTTTTGACAGACAATATGCCTTTGCCTTCCTGCATAGCCTCAACGGCATTGACCAGAATATTGAGCAAGGCAGTTTTAACCTGATCGCGGTCAATAAGAGCGTCGCAGTTGTCGATAACGAAATTCGTTTCAAGCCGCATGCGCTTTAACTTAATCCGGTCACTAACGAGTTGCAAAGTCTCTTTCACCACCAGATTGAAATCCTGCTTTTTACGGTCCAGATCGCGGGGCTTCGAAGAGTTGAGCATCTCGGTAATAAGCTGCCCGATACGATCTACGTTACGGCCAATGATGTCGGTAAACATCGTAATGTATTCATTGTCCGTATCCAGTTCGTCTTTCAACTGCTCCAGTGCCAGGCTCAGGTTCGTAAGCGGGTTACGAACTTCATGGGCTATACTTCGCGCAATCTTACCGGTCATGGTCAGCTTTTCGGCCAGAAT contains:
- a CDS encoding DUF3891 family protein, which produces MIVTQIDTGWQIINQQAHGLLAVQFALHWQVDKRPTHWVETLIALTEHDDGQDAWEGRNHLTTAGAPLDFQLLQYSTEQCKQMIQIGLQKSRWNALLMSMHTSFLYEPKRGTDKALDEFLDQQVTNQTKWRKEVNATKAEAEYGYAFLQWCDALSLVLCMDQVPPEGRRMEVSVGPDGVSYYIRKRIDESFSLEPWPFDAPTVEVHVEIFKVEQLVFKNDKQLYNALQDSPVVMKTWIFTGQD
- a CDS encoding pyridoxamine 5'-phosphate oxidase family protein translates to METKQQTNTQLEKISGMIEDIRIAMMTTVDEQGNLVGRPMAALQVDEDGTIWFFTKRSSPKVDQIANNEHKVNLSFADVSDADYVSVSGTAQELDDRAKVDALWNPQAKAWFPKGKDDPELILLKVHIDMAEYWNASDSTMVRLFQQATAAITGNPPKMGENEKVYNN
- a CDS encoding DUF2188 domain-containing protein, coding for MWSTTHFPAAMRSLNPSTRAKAIEIANQLLEQGQIDNQKAVAISVDEARRWARKASSEQAWVQARTFA